DNA from Amycolatopsis sp. DSM 110486:
GAACGCCGCATCGCCGAGGCGACGACCGAGGCCAAGCGCCGCGTCGACGACGCCACCACGGAAGCCAAGCGGCGCCTCGACGAAGCCACCACGCAGGCCGCCCAGCGCACCACCGCGGCGACCCGCAAGGTCGAACGCCTCGCCGAGATCCGCGAGCAGGCGCGCAAGAACCTGGCGATGGCGGACGAGGTGCTGAAGAGCAGCGAGACCCTGCTGGCGGCGCTTCCGGTGGAGTCGGTGATCCCGTCGGCGTCGAAGCTGGTGGGTGGGGATGATCCGGCTGCTTCTTCTGTGTCGGGCAAGTCTGCTGCTTCTGCCAAGCCCGCCGCTCCTTCGCCTGCCCCAGCTGCTGCCAAGCCTGCTGCTGCCAAGCCCGCTGCCGCGCCCGCTGCTGCTGCCAAGCCAGCGCCCGCCCCGGCTGCTTCTGCCAAGCCCGCTGCCGCGCCGGCACCCGCACTGAAGCCCGTTCCGGTCCCGAAGCCGAAGCCTGAGGTCGTCTCGGTCGACTCCCCGACCACCCCGGCCCCGACGGTGAAGCCCAAGCCCACACCGGCAAACGGCATCGCCGCCACCGCCGCGAAGCCCACCGAGAACGCCAAGGGCTCCACGCCTCAGCCGGTCTCCCAGGCGGCGGGCAAGTCCAACTCCTGACCCGCACTTCACGACCGAAGGCCGCTCCCCCTCGACTGGGGAAGCGGCCTTCGTCGTTTCTCGCAGTGGCCGCGCGAGCCTCTGTCAACCCCCGTCCCGCAGTTGTCCACAGGCAGCCGCCTATCCACAGGAAATGCCGGATTTCCTTGCTACCAGCGGGTTTTGTCGGGGGTGGCCGATAGCCTGGACGTGGGACGCCCCCCAGGGAGGGCGGGGGCATGTCACCACCGAGCCACGTCGCCGGCGAGGCCACGTCACCACCGAGCCACGTCACCGGGGGCCATGTCACCACCGGGCCGGGGTCAGCGGCTGCGGGGCCAGGGGTTGGCCGCCTCGAGTTGAGCCGCGAGACCCAACAGCAGCGATTCGCCGCCGGGTGGGGCGATGAGCTGGACCGAGGTGGCGAGGTCGAGGGTCGGGTGGTGGCCGACGGGGACGGAGAGGGCGGGGAAGCCTGCGAGGTTCCAGAAGCCCGTGAAGTCGGCGACGCGGACGGCCGGCAGGGCGTTCGCGAGCCAGGAGCGGCGGTGCCAGCGCTGGGCTTTCGGGGGCAGCGTGGCGAGCGTCGGGGTGATGAGGACGTCGTGGGACGCGAAGAACGCCTCGGCGCGGGAGATCCACGCGGTGCGGGAGCGGTCGCGGACGAGGGCGCGTGTGAGGTGGCCCAGGCGGACGTGGGTGCGGGTGCGGGGCTGGAGGTGGCGGAAGGTGAACTCCGCGTCGGCTTGGGAGGCGGGGCCGGCGAACCAGCGGGCGACGAGGGCGAGCATGGTGTCGAAGCCGTAGGCCGGGGTGGCTTCCGTCAGCGAATGACCAAAACCGGTCAGCAACGTCGAGGCTTGGGTGACGGCCTGGCCGAGCGGGCGCGGGAGCGGGGCGCGCGTGACGGGGACCTGGGTGGAGAAGGCGATGCGTTGCGGGCCGGGCACCGGAACCTCGGCCAGCGAAGGTTGCTCGCCCAGCACGGACATCAGCAAGGCCGCGTCGGCGGTGGTGGTGGCCAGCGGGCCGTGCGTGGACATGCCGTACCAGCCCTCGGTGGGCTCCTGGACGACGCCGCGGCCGGGCTTGAGGCCGACGAGGCCGCACATGGCGGCGGGCAGGCGCACGGAGCCGAGCCCGTCGGTGCCGTGGGCGATGGGGACGAGGCCGGCGGCGACGGCGGCCGCGCTGCCGCCCGAGGAGCCGCCGGCCGTGTACGCGGGTTCCCACGGGTTGCGGGAGACGCCGGTGGGGTCGTCGCTCATCGGGTACAGGCAGAGCTCGGGCACGCGGGTGAGGCCGACGATCACGGCGCCCGCCGCGCGCAGGCGGGCGGCGATCACCCCGTCGGAAGGAAATGGTGTCTGCGGGCCGGCGACCGAGCCCCAGCCCGCGTATTCGCCGGCGACCTCCGTGACGTCCTTCACCGCCACCGGAACACCCGCCAACGGCAAATCACGCAGGTCCGGGCGGGCGGCGACCTCCGCCGCCTCCGCGAGGGCCTCCGCCGCACGCACGCGCCGGAACGCACCGACCACGCCGTCGGCCGCCGCGATGCGGGCGAGGGCTTCCTTGGTCACCTGGACGGGATCCAGCTCACCGGCGCGCACCGCGCGCGCGATCTCCACCGCAGTCTGCACCATGATTCGCACCCTAACCGTCCTCAGTGGACAGCGACAAGACTCCGCGCGCAGTCGACGACGGTCGCGGCCGCGGGCCGGGGCTGCCAGCCGAGCAGCTTCTGCGCCTTGGCCGAGGTGTACACGTTCTTCCGGCCGAGGTCCGGCGCCACCTCGCGCACGCCGGCGTTGACGAGCGCGAAACCGCGCAGCACGAAGTCGGGCAGACCGCGCATGGGAACCTTGGCGGCGTCGGGGCCGAGCTTCGCGCGGATCTCGCGCGCCGCCTCGCGCAGCCACAGGAACTCGCCGACGGCGACGAACCGCTCGCCCGCGGCCTCGGGCGCGAGCATGGCTCGAAGGTGGAGATCGGCGAGGTCACGGACGTCGGTGACGCTGTAGCCGAGCCGCGGGACGCCGGGGAGGCGGCCGTCGAGCAGGGCGCCGATCAGCTGCACGGAGCCGAGCGCCTGGCCTTCCAGCACCGGGCCGAGGATCGCGCCCGGCAGCACCGTCGCCAGCGAAGTGCCACCGCCGGCGGACTCGATGAAGTCCCACGCCGCGCGCTCGGCCACAGCCTTGGAGCGGCGGTACGGGTTGAGGCGGCGGTCGTCGGGGTCGGTCCACCGGGTCTCGTCGAACACCTCGGCGCTGCGCGTGCCGATCGGCGGCGCGGCGGCGGCCAGCGAGGACGTCATCACGACTCGCGACACCCCGGCCTCGGTCGCGGCCTTCAGCACTCGCAGCGCACCGTCGCGCGCGGGGCCGATGAACGCGTCGGGGTCACGCGAACCGTCGCCGCCCAGCGGCGAAGCGACGTGCAGCACGTAGGTGCAGCCGGCCACCGCCTCGGCCCAGCCGGCGTCGGACGTCAGGTCGGCGACCACGACCTCCAGCCGGTCACCGGGGTCGATCTCGCTGCCGACCGCGCGGCGCACCGCGGCTTCCTTGGCGGCCGAACGCACCGTCGTCCGCACGTCGTAGCCACGCCGCAGCAGCTCGACGAGGCACCAGCCGGCGACGTAGCCGGTCCCGCCGGTCACCAGTACGCGCATGAGTCTCTCCTCGAAGCTCATTAGCCGAACGGCTAATGAAACCACTGTAGTCCATCCCCGCACCGAATGCCGTGGGTTAGCATCGCCGGGTGTCACCCTCCCGGGCCGAGCAAGCCGAGAAGACCAGGCGGGCCGTGCTCGCCACGGCGCGGGAGCTGTTCGCCGAGCACGGGTTCGACGCCACGTCGCTGCAGCTGATCGCCGACACCATGGGCGTCACGAAAGCCAACGTCTACTACTACTTCCGCTCGAAGGCCGACATCCTCGCGGCTCTCCTGCAGAGCAGCATCACGGCGTTCGACGAACTCCTCGATGCGGCCGCGAAGGTCCAAACCGGACAGCAGCGGCGCGAGCTGCTCGTCGACGGTTTCGTGGACCAGGTCGTGGCCCACCGGTCCGTCTCGCCGCTCAACCGCACCGACCCGGGCGCGCGGCGGCACGAGAGCATCGGTCAGGCGCTCGACGACCAGGCCCGGCGCGGCCTGCGCCTGCTCTTCGGCGACCACCCGACGCCCGACCAGACCGCCGCCTACTGGACGGCCACCGAGCTCGGCCCCGCGCTGCGAGGACTGGACCACCTCTCCGACGACGACTTGCGCGCCATCCTGCGCCGCCTCTGCCTGCGCGTCCTGGACGTCTGAACCACCACCACGCAAAAGGGCCTCCCCCTTGTAAAGGGAGAAGGCCCGGAACAAGGGCGGCGACACCGCGCTGGTCGCCGCCCGGCGAGAGTGGCTCAGATGGCGCCGGCACGCAGGGCGTAGGCCACGGCGTGAGCGCGGTTGTTGAGGCCGCAACGGGTCATCAGGCCGTAGAGGACGTTCTTCACGGTCCGCTCCGAGTAGCAGAGCTTCGTCGCGATCTCCTCCGTGCCGTAGCCCTCGGCGACGAGCCGCAGCACGTCGCACTCGCGGGCGGCGAGGCCGGACAGGGTGAGGCCGTTGGGCTCGAGCACGTCGCGGCGCATGCGCTGGACCTGGCCGAGCAGCGCGCCCTGCAGGCGCGGCGGCAGGCTGGCGGTGCCGTCGCCGGCGGCGAGCACGGCGGACACCAGTTCAGCGCCACCGGTCTCGCGGCGCGGCAGGATCGCGACGACGCCGCACTCGATTGCGGTCATCAGGTCGCTCTCCCGGAAGTGGTCGGCGACGATGACGAGGTGCGGTCCGGCCAGCTGCTCGGACTCGCGCCCCAGCTCCTTGACCCGCGACAGCACGCGATCGGTCACGTGCTCCTCCATCACGAGGACCACGTCGGCCTGCGCGGCCGAGTCCTCGGGGAGGACCTGCAGCTCGGCGCGGGTACCCAGCAGACTCGCGGCGCCGGCCTTGGTGATCGGGTCCGAGGCGAGAACAGCGACTTTCACGAGCTTCACGAGATCTCCTACCACCACTCCAGGTTGACGGTGATAAGTCTCGCGCGGACGACTTCACGTTTTCTTACCAAGATTCTTCATGCCCGCCGCGATCGTGAAGAATCTCCCTATAACCGCAGGTCAACACCCTCTACGAGCCGCTTCACGAGGGTCTTGACGGCAGGGTTGAGCCGCCCGTCGGTCCGGGCTTCACGCCGACCTTCACGCCGGCCTTCACACCTCGGTGCACACCCCGCACGCGCCCGGCCCCGCCGCGCCGGAATTGCCGGCGATCTCCCGGAACGCCTCCCGCGCCCGCTCGACGCAGTCGGGCATGCGGCCGACGGCCTCGGTCCAGGCCTGCTTGGCCGCCCAGTAGCGCGCCTGCGCCTCCGGCGTCCAGCCCGCCATATCCCGTTCCACAGTGGACTCCAGCTCCGCCAGCACGGCCCGGATCCCGCCGGTCGTCCTGCCCATCCGGTCGAGGATCTCGTCGGCGTCGGTGAAGTCGAAACGCCCTGGACTCATATCCCGCTCAGGCCACCCGTCCACGGCGTCGCCCGCTCGTCGGCGGCCGGGCGCGCGTCCGCCGCGCCGCCGGTGACCACAAGCAGGTCGGCGAGCCGGCCCAGGATGAGGTCGTACTGCTGTTCCCAGTCGTTCATCGCCTGGCCGAAGCGCACCGAAGCGTCGCCCCGCCACGACGCCTGCAGCGCCGCCATCTCGCTGTTGACCCGCCTCAAATGGCCGTTGGCCGAGTCTATGGCGCGGGCGAACTCACCCGCCGCACCTCGCATACCGTCCGGCACCACCGTCGGAGGAATCGATTTCACGACGCTCTCCTCACCACACGTCCCCAGTACCCGCGCCCGTGCCGCGCGGGCAGCTCATGCGAGCGTGACCCACCGACGGGGGGTGGCGAAACCGGGGACCAGGTGGTATGCCCGATTTTCGGATATCCTTGCCTGCCGTTCCACCGGAGTCTCAGCAGCGGAGTTTCCCGGGTGTTCGCCGTCACGCCCAGTGGTCGTTACACCCCGCCCCGAGACTGACGTTCAGGGCGGCCGGTGAGACCCGGCCCCGGCCCGCTCCACCACCCGTTCGGGCGTAAGATCACGACTGGCATCCGGCGTGTGACGATCCGTCAACGCGTGAAAGGAGACCGATGTCGGCAGCGGACGGCGCGGCAGGCGGTATCACCGCGCCGAAGATCCGGCTGCTCGGCCCGGTCCGCGCCTGGCGCGGCGGCACAGAACTCGACAGCACCGAACTGAACAGCGCCGAACCGAACGGCACTGAACTCGATCTCGGCTCCGCCCACCGCCGCACGGTTCTCGCGGTGCTGGCGATGTCGCCCAACCGCACCGTTTCCCGCGAAGAGCTGATCGACGCCGTGTGGGGCGACTCGCCCCCGGCCAGCGCGCAGGGCAGCATCTACACCTACATCTCCGGCCTGCGCCGCGCGCTCGAGCCCGGCCGCGTGAAGGGCACCGGGCGACAGCTGCTCGCGTCCATCGGGTCGGGTTACTCGCTGTGTGTGGCGCCCGGAACCGTCGACGTGCACCACTTCGAGGCCCTGCGCGACAAGGCTCAGCGCCACCTGTCGGCCGGCGAACGCGGCCCGGCCCTGGCGAAGCTCGACGAAGCGCTCGCGCTGTGGCACGGCGAGCCGCTGCAGAACCTGCCCGGCCCGTTCGCGGCGTCGCAGCGCACCCGGCTGGAGGAGCTGCGCCTCGCGACGGTCGAGCGTCGCGCGGAGGTCGTGCTCGACAACGGCGGGCACCTGGAGCTCGTCGACGAGCTGCTCGAGTCGGCGCGCGAAAACCCGTTCCGCGAACCGCTGCACGGGCTGCTCATGCGAGCGCTCGCGCTCGGCGACCGTCGCACCGAAGCGCTGGCCGTGTACACGGACTTGCAGGACAAGCTGATCGAGGGCTTCGGCACCGAGCCGGGCCCGGCGCTGCGCGAGCTGTACGAACGCCTGCTGGGCGGCGGTTCCGTGGTCGAGACCCCGGCTCCGGCGCCCCGGCCGGCGCCGGCGCCCGCCCGCGTGCCGCGCTTCCCGTTGCCGGTGCTGCCGCCGCGCGCGGAGATCTTCTTCGACCGCGCGAGCGAGACTTTGCTGCTGCGCGAAGCCGTCGCCGGTCTCGCCGGCGGGCTCGGCCGTTCGGTGTGGGTCGAGGGCGAACCCGGCATCGGCAAGACGGCGCTGCTCGCCGAAACCCTGTCCATGGCCCAGGACGCGGGCGTCAAACCGCTGTTCGCCTCCGCCGACGCGCTCGACCAGCGCTTCGCCCTGCGGCCGCTGCTCGACGCACTGGGTGTGCACCCGCGCGCGTCGGATCTGCGACGCGCGGAGCTCGCCGTCGCGCTCGCCGAGAACCCCGGCGCCGACCCTGTGGAGGGCATCCTCGGGCTCGTGCGCGAGCTGTGCACGGACGAACCGCTCGCGCTCGTGGTCGACGACCTGCAGTGGGCCGACGACACGACGTTGCGCCTGTGGCGCTACCTGAGCCGCGAGACGCGGCGGCTGCCGCTACTGCTCATCGGCGCGTGCCGCCCGGTCCCCCGTCCCGCCGAGCTGGACGGCCTGCGCGCGGAGCTGGCGGCCGACGGCACGGAGCTGCTCACGCTCGGGCCGCTGCCCGAAATCGCGATCCGCGACCTCGCAGGTGATCTCGCCGGCGCCCCGCCGGGCCAGGTCCTTCGCACGCTGATCTCGTTCGCGTCGGGAAACCCGCGCTACGCCAAGGAAATCGTGGAGACACTGCTCTCCAACGCGATGATCCTGCTCGACGGCGCGCAGGCGATCGTCGACGGCAACAGCTGCCGCACGATCCCCGCGCCGCTGGGTTCGCGCATCACGCTGTACCTGAGCTTCCTCTCCAGCGGCACGCGCGATGTCCTGCGCTGGGCAGCCTTGCTGGGCAAGGAGTTCTCGCTCTCGGACATCGCGATCGCCACCGAGCGGCAGGCGACCGCGCTCGTCGGCGCCGTCGAGGAGGCGCTCGCGGCCGGCGTGCTCACCGAGTCCGACGAGCTGCTCGCCTTCCGCCACCCGCTGCTGCGCCGCGTGCTGTACGAAAAGACGCCGGCCGCGATGCGCGTCGCGTTGCACCGCCAGCTCGCCGAGGCCTTCCAGGGCGCGGGCGCGTCGCCCGAGCGCGTGGCCGAGCAGCTGGCCGCCGCGCCGGTGCAGGTCGACCCGTGGGTCACCGGCTGGCTCACCGCGCACATCGGCACCGTCGCCACCGAGGCACCGCGCATGGCCGTCGACCTGCTCAAGCACGTGGTCACCCAGGCCTCGCTGCCCGCCGACGCCCGCGAACCGCTCACGGCCACGCTCGCGCGGCTGCTGTTCTGGCTCGGCCGCGAACCGGAAGCCGAGGCTCGCTCGGTCGTCGCGCGGACCGAGGACAGCAGGCAGGCCGCGGAGATGCGCTGGATCCTCGCCTACATCTACTACCGCCGCGGCGAGTTCGCCGAAGCGTCCGAAGAGGTCCGCCGTACGCTCTCCGACCCGAACGTGCCCGAGATGTGGCGCGGCCGGCACGAGACGTTGCGCGCGACGCTCGAACGCCTGGCCGTGGACGAAACGTCCGAACCGGACTTGTCGGAACTCGGTGTGCTCGACGGCCTCGACGACGCCGCCGAACCGCTGAGCACCGCGCGCCGGCTGGCCGCGACCCGCGCCGTGCCCGGCGAGATGCACCTCGCGGGCGCCGTGCACTACTACTGGCGCGGCCGCTGGCCCGAGGCGCTGGCCGAGCTCGACACGGTGATCAAGGGCGGTGCCGAGACGGCGTCGTACGTATTGCGCAGCCCCGGTTCCGCGCTGCTGGTGCACGGCGTCGGCGCGTTGATCGCGAGCCACCGCGACGAGCCCGAAGAAGCGAGCGCGCACCTCGACGCCGCCTCGCACCAGCACTGGCCGCAGGGCCTCGAGCCCAACGGCGGCGACTACCTGCTGGCCGCCGAGGCGCAGCTGTCCGAATTGGAGGGCAACCCGGAGGCGGCGCTCGCCGCGCTGAAGCCGTTGCTGGACCAGGGTTATCCGCCTTCGGCGCGCCAGCAGTGGCTGCCGGACCTGGTGCGCCTGGCGATGCAGCTGGGCGAGACGCACTACGCGTACCAGGCGTTGCGGCTGGTCGGCGACACCGACGGCTCCGACGTCCCACCCGCGCACACCGCCGCCGCGGCCCACTGCCGCGGCCTGGTCGCGGGTGATCCCGACGCGATCCTCGGCGCGGCCGCGCACTACGAGGCCGCCGGCCGCGTGCTGAAACACGCGCGCGCCACCGAGGACGCCGCGATCCTGCTGGCGGAACACGGCCGCCTCGACGAGGCCCGCTCGGCGTTCCGTGCGGCGCTCACCAGCTACACCGCGCTCGGCGCGGCTTGGGACGTGCGCCGGGCCGAAACCCGGATGCATCCGCACGGCATCCGCCGCGCCACCCCCGTGCGCAGCCGCGCGGCGGGGGAATGATCCCGTTTTTGCCACCACAGCGCCCCGCTGAGCGGGACTGGCCATGGGCCCGGATACTGGCCACTCGTACGATGCCGGGTGATCACCGGCTCCCGGTAAGCTCGTCGAGTCAGACCGGTACGTCGAATGGAACGGCATGCCAGGGGATGCGCACAGCGGGTTGCGGGTGGACGTGCTCGGCCCGTTGCGGGCCTGGCGGGGTCCGGCCGAGATCAAGCTCGGGCCAGCGCGCCAGCGTGCCATCTTCGCGATGCTCGCGGTCAACGCCGGCCGCTCCGTGCCGCGCGCGGAGCTCATCGCGGGGGTGTGGGGCGACTCGCCGCCCGCCAGCGTCGAGGGCAGCGTGCACACCTACATCTCGGGGCTGCGGCGCGCGCTCGACCCCGAGCGCACCAAGTGGGCGGCCTCGGGCGTTCTCGTGTCCGACGCCGGAGGCTATTCACTCGCGCTGGAGCCCGGAGGCCTCGACGCGGCCGTGTTCGAACGTCACCGCGAGCAGGCGCAGCAGCACGCCGCCGCCGGTGATCACGACAAGGCCGCCGCGGAGTACGACGCCGCCCTCGCCCTCTGGCACGGCGAAGCGCTGTCCGGCGTGCCCGGCGAGTTCGCCGAGCGCCACCGCGAGCACCTGGCCGAGC
Protein-coding regions in this window:
- a CDS encoding cell division protein DivIVA — encoded protein: MVPERDNGLLPLRREYTQAWHGFDRNEVRQYLDHIEAQLRRLLSDRDAAATQVATLARELEAARGEVTKLQGRVEELMKPPERLEDLDERMQRTVQLAQARADEITKRAQVAAEKHWASSTEASTKLRERYTRLVSELDTQAEALHSEHEAALKETRAEVQRLTVEAAQRRELLDNEAERKRRKIERDFDSKITAERTAHEKLIADQRTASKNQAERRIAEATTEAKRRVDDATTEAKRRLDEATTQAAQRTTAATRKVERLAEIREQARKNLAMADEVLKSSETLLAALPVESVIPSASKLVGGDDPAASSVSGKSAASAKPAAPSPAPAAAKPAAAKPAAAPAAAAKPAPAPAASAKPAAAPAPALKPVPVPKPKPEVVSVDSPTTPAPTVKPKPTPANGIAATAAKPTENAKGSTPQPVSQAAGKSNS
- a CDS encoding BTAD domain-containing putative transcriptional regulator, whose product is MSAADGAAGGITAPKIRLLGPVRAWRGGTELDSTELNSAEPNGTELDLGSAHRRTVLAVLAMSPNRTVSREELIDAVWGDSPPASAQGSIYTYISGLRRALEPGRVKGTGRQLLASIGSGYSLCVAPGTVDVHHFEALRDKAQRHLSAGERGPALAKLDEALALWHGEPLQNLPGPFAASQRTRLEELRLATVERRAEVVLDNGGHLELVDELLESARENPFREPLHGLLMRALALGDRRTEALAVYTDLQDKLIEGFGTEPGPALRELYERLLGGGSVVETPAPAPRPAPAPARVPRFPLPVLPPRAEIFFDRASETLLLREAVAGLAGGLGRSVWVEGEPGIGKTALLAETLSMAQDAGVKPLFASADALDQRFALRPLLDALGVHPRASDLRRAELAVALAENPGADPVEGILGLVRELCTDEPLALVVDDLQWADDTTLRLWRYLSRETRRLPLLLIGACRPVPRPAELDGLRAELAADGTELLTLGPLPEIAIRDLAGDLAGAPPGQVLRTLISFASGNPRYAKEIVETLLSNAMILLDGAQAIVDGNSCRTIPAPLGSRITLYLSFLSSGTRDVLRWAALLGKEFSLSDIAIATERQATALVGAVEEALAAGVLTESDELLAFRHPLLRRVLYEKTPAAMRVALHRQLAEAFQGAGASPERVAEQLAAAPVQVDPWVTGWLTAHIGTVATEAPRMAVDLLKHVVTQASLPADAREPLTATLARLLFWLGREPEAEARSVVARTEDSRQAAEMRWILAYIYYRRGEFAEASEEVRRTLSDPNVPEMWRGRHETLRATLERLAVDETSEPDLSELGVLDGLDDAAEPLSTARRLAATRAVPGEMHLAGAVHYYWRGRWPEALAELDTVIKGGAETASYVLRSPGSALLVHGVGALIASHRDEPEEASAHLDAASHQHWPQGLEPNGGDYLLAAEAQLSELEGNPEAALAALKPLLDQGYPPSARQQWLPDLVRLAMQLGETHYAYQALRLVGDTDGSDVPPAHTAAAAHCRGLVAGDPDAILGAAAHYEAAGRVLKHARATEDAAILLAEHGRLDEARSAFRAALTSYTALGAAWDVRRAETRMHPHGIRRATPVRSRAAGE
- a CDS encoding WXG100 family type VII secretion target; this translates as MSPGRFDFTDADEILDRMGRTTGGIRAVLAELESTVERDMAGWTPEAQARYWAAKQAWTEAVGRMPDCVERAREAFREIAGNSGAAGPGACGVCTEV
- a CDS encoding WXG100 family type VII secretion target, coding for MKSIPPTVVPDGMRGAAGEFARAIDSANGHLRRVNSEMAALQASWRGDASVRFGQAMNDWEQQYDLILGRLADLLVVTGGAADARPAADERATPWTGGLSGI
- a CDS encoding aldehyde reductase; the protein is MRVLVTGGTGYVAGWCLVELLRRGYDVRTTVRSAAKEAAVRRAVGSEIDPGDRLEVVVADLTSDAGWAEAVAGCTYVLHVASPLGGDGSRDPDAFIGPARDGALRVLKAATEAGVSRVVMTSSLAAAAPPIGTRSAEVFDETRWTDPDDRRLNPYRRSKAVAERAAWDFIESAGGGTSLATVLPGAILGPVLEGQALGSVQLIGALLDGRLPGVPRLGYSVTDVRDLADLHLRAMLAPEAAGERFVAVGEFLWLREAAREIRAKLGPDAAKVPMRGLPDFVLRGFALVNAGVREVAPDLGRKNVYTSAKAQKLLGWQPRPAAATVVDCARSLVAVH
- a CDS encoding TetR/AcrR family transcriptional regulator encodes the protein MSPSRAEQAEKTRRAVLATARELFAEHGFDATSLQLIADTMGVTKANVYYYFRSKADILAALLQSSITAFDELLDAAAKVQTGQQRRELLVDGFVDQVVAHRSVSPLNRTDPGARRHESIGQALDDQARRGLRLLFGDHPTPDQTAAYWTATELGPALRGLDHLSDDDLRAILRRLCLRVLDV
- a CDS encoding amidase family protein gives rise to the protein MVQTAVEIARAVRAGELDPVQVTKEALARIAAADGVVGAFRRVRAAEALAEAAEVAARPDLRDLPLAGVPVAVKDVTEVAGEYAGWGSVAGPQTPFPSDGVIAARLRAAGAVIVGLTRVPELCLYPMSDDPTGVSRNPWEPAYTAGGSSGGSAAAVAAGLVPIAHGTDGLGSVRLPAAMCGLVGLKPGRGVVQEPTEGWYGMSTHGPLATTTADAALLMSVLGEQPSLAEVPVPGPQRIAFSTQVPVTRAPLPRPLGQAVTQASTLLTGFGHSLTEATPAYGFDTMLALVARWFAGPASQADAEFTFRHLQPRTRTHVRLGHLTRALVRDRSRTAWISRAEAFFASHDVLITPTLATLPPKAQRWHRRSWLANALPAVRVADFTGFWNLAGFPALSVPVGHHPTLDLATSVQLIAPPGGESLLLGLAAQLEAANPWPRSR
- a CDS encoding LuxR family transcriptional regulator yields the protein MKLVKVAVLASDPITKAGAASLLGTRAELQVLPEDSAAQADVVLVMEEHVTDRVLSRVKELGRESEQLAGPHLVIVADHFRESDLMTAIECGVVAILPRRETGGAELVSAVLAAGDGTASLPPRLQGALLGQVQRMRRDVLEPNGLTLSGLAARECDVLRLVAEGYGTEEIATKLCYSERTVKNVLYGLMTRCGLNNRAHAVAYALRAGAI